Below is a window of Enterococcus gilvus ATCC BAA-350 DNA.
AAGAGACTTTCGGCAGCATCGCTTTGCTTCCCGTCCCTAATTTTTGATGGGTCTCCAGATTAGAGATCACCGCACCGCTGTTCATTTCACTGCCTGTTGCAGCAAGAGTCAAGATCGTCACTAACGGCAACGCACCGCCTTGATATTTCCGACGCTGTAAGACCAGATCCCAAGCATCTCCGTCAAATTTCGTCGCCGCTGCGACGACCTTCGCACAATCGATCGTTGAGCCGCCGCCGACTGCCAAGATGACATCGACAGTTTCCTTGCGACAGATCTCTGCCCCGCGACGAACGGTTTCGATCCGCGGATTCGGTTCGACACCTGAAAGCTCAAAGACTTCGTTGCCGTTTGCCTTTAATTGGTCCATCACCTTATCGTACAACCCGATTTTCTTGATACTGCCGCCGCCATAAACGAGCAGCACGCGCTTGCCATAGTGGTTCAGCACATCGGGCAATTCTGCCAGACGATCTTTCCCAAAACGAATATCTGTTGTAACGTGAAAATCAAAATTTTCCATGATCATTCCCCCTGTTCATTTCTATCCAATTAGCATAAACCAAAATTTTTCAGAATGAAACTATCTTCCCTCAATTTTGCCGTTTCGTCTTCGATTTTTATTGATAGGCGTCACCCACTCATCGACGCGTGCTCTCTATAAATTTTCCGCGAAAAACGCGGCGATCTGATCCATCGTAGCAATCTGGACAAAGTGGCGTTCCTCTGCGCTGATAAAGGTAAGGTTGTCCTGAGGGTTGGCTTCAATAAAATCAGCCGTATGCTCATAGGGAACTTTTTCGTCCTCCGTGCCATGCCAAAAGAATACCGGACGACCCGCGACCTTATCCGGCGCTAAAGACAGATCATACCCTTCCAGCCAAGAGGTTAGCTGACGATAATCCTTCGGTAAATAGAACCCGAGCTCACCCGCGTGCCTAGCGATTCGTTCACGATACTTGATCGGTGCAGGAGAACCCATCACGCAAGCCGCCACGTTGATTTCAGGATGCTGAGTCAAGAGCATACACGTGGTGATCCCACCCATCGAGATCCCGCCGACACCGATTTTTCCCATCACCAGTCCAAGATTTTCAAAGTAATCAACGAGATACCCAAATTCGTATAAGTTCGTTTGGATACTGTCCCAAAAAGTGAGAGAAGGAATCTCCGAATTTTTCGTCTTCCGTTCTCCATGGTTCGCCGCATCCGGCAGCAATACGCGAAACTGCTGCGCGGCCAATTTGCGGCCTTGTGTCAGCACCAGTTCCTTAGCCGTTTGCCACCCGTGGTAATAAATGATCAGCGGCAACGGTTCATAAATTTTATCTTCCGCGACGACCTCAAGCAAGGGAATGTTTCCTACCGTCCGCTTACGTACAACAACTTTCATTTTTGACCTCCAGTAGTTAACTATTTGTATCTATTATACCCAACAATCCATGATTTTTTCCGACATACACGCTTCATTCTTTTTCTATCACGAAAACGCCCGCAAAGCAGAAGAGACAAAAAAGCCGTCCCTCGCAATTGAAGGACGGCACTTACTTGTTTATTTTGCGATCAGTGTTTCCAGACCGACATACATCATGTCTTTAAATGTATTTTGGCGTTCTTCAGACGTGGTTTCCTCGCCTGTCACCATGTGGTCGCTGACGGTCATGATCCCTAATGTTTGTACATGGAATTTCGCGCCTAAGTAATACAAGATCGCGGCTTCCATTTCGACACCCATCACGCCGTATTCTGCTAAGTTGAACGTTGGCGCCAAATCATCTTTGTAGAAGGTGTCTTCTGACAATACGTTACCAACATGCGTCGTAAAGCCTTTTTCCTTCGCCACTTCGTAAGCCTTCATCATCAAATTAAAATCGCAAATCGGCGCAAAATGGAAGCCTGGGAAATGCTTTTCTACCATTGAAGAGCTAGTGACAGCCCCTTGCGCAATGATCAAGTCACGCACATGAACATCTTTAGACAATGCGCCGCAGGTTCCTACACGAATCAATTTTTTCACCCCGTACGATTGGATCAATTCTTGTGCGTAGATTCCGGCAGAGGGCATCCCCATTCCCGTACCTTGAACAGAGACACGTTCCCCTTTATAGGTTCCTGTGTAGCCTAACATGCCTCGCACGTTGTTGTAGCATTTTGCATCTTCCAAAAAATTCTCCGCAATAAATTTTGCCCGCAACGGATCTCCCGGCAGTAAAATTTTGTCTGCGATCTCACCTTGCTTCGCCTCGATATGAACGCTCATTGTATTCCTCCCATTTCATTTTAGTGGTTATTTTAATCCCTTTTCTACAAAACTGCTAACGTTTCTTTGATCAGTTTCTTAAAGTCTTCTTTCACCCGTTCCGTGGTTTCCACAACTTCTGCGTGGTTCAAGTTGGCTTGCATGCCGGCAGCCAAATTCGTGATACATGAAACGCCTAAGACCTTCATGCCGCTATGAGCTGCTACGATGACTTCCGGTACCGTCGACATGCCCACTGCATCTGCGCCGATCGTGCGAGCCATCCGAATTTCCGCAGGTGTTTCATACGTTGGGCCTGTCATCCCAAGATAGACGCCTTCTTGTAGATCAATTGCTAATTTACCAGCAACTTCACGGGCTTTTTCTTGGTATTCTTTCGTGTAGGCCGCACTCATATCTGGGAAGCGTGGTCCCATGTTGTCATCGTTTGGTCCGATCAACGGATTGGTTCCCATGAAGTTGATGTGGTCTGTGATCAGCATCAAGTTGCCAGGTTGGAAGCCTTCGTTCACTCCACCGGCTGCGTTTGTCACAACGACTGAGTGAATCCCCAAAGCCGCCATCACACGTACTGGATACGTGACAGTCTCCATCGTATTTCCTTCATAATAATGGAAGCGACCTTGCATCGCCAACACCTGTTTACCAGCCAATTTTCCGTAGACCAATTGTCCAGCATGACCAACAACGGTTGACACAGGGAAATGCGGGATCTCATTGTAAGGGATCACTACAGGGTTTTCGATTTCTTCTGCTAATTCTCCAAGTCCTGATCCTAAGATCAAGCCAAAAGCTACATCGGCCACTCCTTTGTCCTGGATATAATTCGCAGTCTGTTGAATTTTGTCTTGTAAGTCTGTCATAAAAGGCTCCTTTATAGATAATTTTTTATTTCAATAATTTTAAGAAACTTTCGCCATTTTCAGTTGCCGGCACATCAAAGTTTTCCGCGATCGTCGCAGCAATGTCTGAATAATAGCCCTGCGGCAATTTCCCTTGTTCCGCCATTTGCTTGCTATAAACCAAGAACGGTACATATTCACGCGTATGATCGGTTCCTGTAAAGGTTGGATCATTTCCGTGATCGGCAGTGATCATCAATAAGTCATCCTCTTGCATCGCCTCTAAAATTTCTGGAATCCGTAAATCAAACTCTTCGATGGCATGGGCATAGCCTACCACATCCCGACGATGACCGAACAAGGCATCGAAATCAACTAGGTTCGTGAAGCTCAAGCCAGTGAAATCATTCTTCATTACGTCTAACAATTTGTCGACGCCATCCATGTTGCTCTTAGTACGAACCGCATCAGTGATTCCTTGACCGTTAAAGATATCGTTGATCTTACCAACCGCGATGACGTCTTTGCCGTTGTCCTTCAAGGAATCCAACACTGTTTTGCCAAACGGATCAAGGGCATAGTCGTGACGGTTGCTGGTACGAGTGAAGTTGCCTGGTTCGCCTAGATAAGGACGCGCAATAATACGGCCGATCATGTAAGGATCATCTTTGGTAATATCACGAACATACTGACAAATTTTGTACAATTCTTCCAATGGGATGATTTCTTCGTGTGCCGCGATCTGCAATACCGGGTCCGCAGACGTGTAGATAATCAAATCACCCGTCTTCATTTGTTCTTCCCCGAAGTCATTGATTACTTCTGTCCCGCTATACGGCTTGTTGGCACCCATGATAATACCGCGACCAGAAAATTCAGAGATTTTATCCAGCAATTCTTGCGGGAAGCCTTCTGGAAAGACACGGAAAGGTGTTTGGATGTTCAAACCAGCAATTTCCCAATGCCCCGTCATGGTGTCTTTTCCTACTGAAACTTCTTCCAATTTGGTTGCATAGCCATCATGCTCTGGAACATCTTTGACACCTTTTAATGGACGGATCGTCCCAAGTCCAAGCTGTTCCAAATGTGGAATATTCAATCCCGCTTCTTCAGCAATATGACCTAATGTATCTGAACCAACGTCTCCAAATTTTTCAGCATCTGGTGCTTCTCCGATACCGACTGAATCCATTACGACTAAGTGAATGCGCTTAAACATTTCTATTCCCTCTTTCTATTGATTTATAGCTAAATAAGTAAGACAAATCCTACTCATAAATTTAACCAAAGTACTTTATTGTTAAAAATTACGGCTCAGTCCCAGTATATTGGGTTCCTGGAATTCCGTAAACTGAAAGCCATTGTCGGAAAAAAATCCGTTTACCTAAGATTCCGCTGAACATTTGATTCGCAGCTAATTCGTATTAAAGGATTAACTTTTTCCAAAACTGAAAAAGTTAGTTTTATTCTCACCGCGCATACGATTCCACTAATCACGCTGAAGCGTGAAGTGGAACTCGCAAAAAAGGGCGTGCTAAGAACATTGTCCCATAGCCCCACCCTTTAAAAACGAAAGAATTATTTTGATTTGATGTAATTGACGCCATCGGCTTTTGGTGCGGCTGATTTTCCTAAGAAGATAACCAGTACGATGATGGTCAATACGTATGGTGCTGATTGTAGATACACATCCGGGATTTGTGAGATGATCGGTAAGTTTGATCCGGCGATACTTAGGTTTTGCGCAAATCCGAAGAAGATCGCTGCTCCCATCGCACCAAGCGGGTTCCATTTACCAAAGATCATCGCTGCCAATGAGATAAATCCTTGTCCAGCGATCGTTGTTGCTGCGAAACGTCCAGCGATTGATTGTGCGAAAACAGCACCGCCCATACCGCCTAAGAATCCAGAAAGTAAAACACCTGAATAACGTAACGCGTAAACATTGATCCCCAATGTATCTGCTGCTTGCGGGTTTTCCCCAACAGAGCGCAGACGCAGACCAAAACGTGTTTTAAAGATGACAAACCAAGAGATCACAGCGACTAAAATCGCAAAGTACGCTGGTAAACTAGTATTTCTGAAGAACAAATCTCCGATGATCGGGATTTTGCTTAATACTGGAAAGTCAAAGTAACCAAATTGCTGTTGGATCGTATCTGTTTGACCTTTTCCATAAATAACTTTGATCAAGAAGATCGCCAATGGAGGCGCCAGTAAATTCATTACAGTTCCGCTGATGATATGATCCGCCCGGAAATTGACTGTCGCCACTGCATGCAGCAGTGAGAAGGCCATCCCAACCAGTCCGCCGACCAGCACACCCAGCCAAGGTGTCATCCCGCCAAATTGATCCGCAAAAGCTAAGTTAAAGACAACTGAACTAAAGGCACCAGCTACCATGATTCCTTCCAAACCAACGTTTACGATCCCGCTTCGTTCAGAAAAGACCCCGCCAAGTGCGGTCAAGATCAATGGCGCAGAATACACAAGTGTCTGAGCAATAATCGATGCTAATAAATCCATATTCATTAGACTTTGCCCCCTTTTTCAGATTCGTCATTCGGAGCACTTTCCACTTCTTTGACCGTTTCAACCTCTTTCTTGCCGCCCATTACTTTCGCAAGTCCGACACGTACGATGTAGTTGATTGCGACGAAGAAGATGATCAATGGAATCACACTGTTGGCTAATTCGCTAGGAATACCTGAGAACTGCATTCCTTGTCCTCCAAGTTTTAAGATACTGAACAATAACGCGGATAATAAAATCCCGATCGAGCTGCCATTTCCTAACAGTGAGACGGCCATCCCGTCGAACCCGATACTGATCGAAGAACCTTGAACAAAGTAATTCATGAAGGTTCCTAATCCATAAACGACCCCACCAAGCCCTGCTAAGGCACCTGAGATGATCATCGAGATCACGATCGTCCGTTTGCTGCTCATTCCTGCATATTCAGAGGCAAAAGGATTCAACCCAACGGAACGAATCTCAAACCCTAATGTCGTGCGTTTCATTAAGAACCATACGACTACTAGGAATACTAACGCTAAGACGATCCCAAGATTGACCCGTGAGCCGCCAAACAAATTGGTCAGCCAAGGTTCTCGTAAAGAGGCATTCAAGCCAACTGCTTTAGTAACCCCTTTGTTCGAGATGATATCTGGTGACATCACGTGGTTGACGATATGATTGGCTACATAAAGAATCACGTAGTTCATCATGATCGTAACGATAACTTCACTGGTTCCAAAGAATGCCCGCAGCACTCCAGGGATCGCAGCGGCACCAGCACCTGCTAATGCACCCACAATAATTGCAATAGGTAAA
It encodes the following:
- a CDS encoding alpha/beta fold hydrolase; its protein translation is MKVVVRKRTVGNIPLLEVVAEDKIYEPLPLIIYYHGWQTAKELVLTQGRKLAAQQFRVLLPDAANHGERKTKNSEIPSLTFWDSIQTNLYEFGYLVDYFENLGLVMGKIGVGGISMGGITTCMLLTQHPEINVAACVMGSPAPIKYRERIARHAGELGFYLPKDYRQLTSWLEGYDLSLAPDKVAGRPVFFWHGTEDEKVPYEHTADFIEANPQDNLTFISAEERHFVQIATMDQIAAFFAENL
- the deoD gene encoding purine-nucleoside phosphorylase produces the protein MSVHIEAKQGEIADKILLPGDPLRAKFIAENFLEDAKCYNNVRGMLGYTGTYKGERVSVQGTGMGMPSAGIYAQELIQSYGVKKLIRVGTCGALSKDVHVRDLIIAQGAVTSSSMVEKHFPGFHFAPICDFNLMMKAYEVAKEKGFTTHVGNVLSEDTFYKDDLAPTFNLAEYGVMGVEMEAAILYYLGAKFHVQTLGIMTVSDHMVTGEETTSEERQNTFKDMMYVGLETLIAK
- a CDS encoding purine-nucleoside phosphorylase, giving the protein MTDLQDKIQQTANYIQDKGVADVAFGLILGSGLGELAEEIENPVVIPYNEIPHFPVSTVVGHAGQLVYGKLAGKQVLAMQGRFHYYEGNTMETVTYPVRVMAALGIHSVVVTNAAGGVNEGFQPGNLMLITDHINFMGTNPLIGPNDDNMGPRFPDMSAAYTKEYQEKAREVAGKLAIDLQEGVYLGMTGPTYETPAEIRMARTIGADAVGMSTVPEVIVAAHSGMKVLGVSCITNLAAGMQANLNHAEVVETTERVKEDFKKLIKETLAVL
- the deoB gene encoding phosphopentomutase, encoding MFKRIHLVVMDSVGIGEAPDAEKFGDVGSDTLGHIAEEAGLNIPHLEQLGLGTIRPLKGVKDVPEHDGYATKLEEVSVGKDTMTGHWEIAGLNIQTPFRVFPEGFPQELLDKISEFSGRGIIMGANKPYSGTEVINDFGEEQMKTGDLIIYTSADPVLQIAAHEEIIPLEELYKICQYVRDITKDDPYMIGRIIARPYLGEPGNFTRTSNRHDYALDPFGKTVLDSLKDNGKDVIAVGKINDIFNGQGITDAVRTKSNMDGVDKLLDVMKNDFTGLSFTNLVDFDALFGHRRDVVGYAHAIEEFDLRIPEILEAMQEDDLLMITADHGNDPTFTGTDHTREYVPFLVYSKQMAEQGKLPQGYYSDIAATIAENFDVPATENGESFLKLLK
- a CDS encoding ABC transporter permease; this translates as MNMDLLASIIAQTLVYSAPLILTALGGVFSERSGIVNVGLEGIMVAGAFSSVVFNLAFADQFGGMTPWLGVLVGGLVGMAFSLLHAVATVNFRADHIISGTVMNLLAPPLAIFLIKVIYGKGQTDTIQQQFGYFDFPVLSKIPIIGDLFFRNTSLPAYFAILVAVISWFVIFKTRFGLRLRSVGENPQAADTLGINVYALRYSGVLLSGFLGGMGGAVFAQSIAGRFAATTIAGQGFISLAAMIFGKWNPLGAMGAAIFFGFAQNLSIAGSNLPIISQIPDVYLQSAPYVLTIIVLVIFLGKSAAPKADGVNYIKSK
- a CDS encoding ABC transporter permease codes for the protein MNDRSEKIRNILVPIISVILGFVLGAILMLVFGFNPIEGYNAMFSSAFQSKMSFGEILVGAGPLIFTALGFSVANSAGFFNIGLSGQALCGWVASIWVALSMPDSPKFIVLPIAIIVGALAGAGAAAIPGVLRAFFGTSEVIVTIMMNYVILYVANHIVNHVMSPDIISNKGVTKAVGLNASLREPWLTNLFGGSRVNLGIVLALVFLVVVWFLMKRTTLGFEIRSVGLNPFASEYAGMSSKRTIVISMIISGALAGLGGVVYGLGTFMNYFVQGSSISIGFDGMAVSLLGNGSSIGILLSALLFSILKLGGQGMQFSGIPSELANSVIPLIIFFVAINYIVRVGLAKVMGGKKEVETVKEVESAPNDESEKGGKV